From Candidatus Defluviilinea gracilis, a single genomic window includes:
- a CDS encoding NAD-dependent deacylase — translation MTFPPELISLLSRTGKLVALTGAGVSQESGLRTFRDSQTGLWAQYKPEDLASPEAFARNPKLVWDWYAWRREAIKGVRPNPGHYALVELESKIPQFTLITQNVDGLHRMAGTRNLFELHGNIQRVRCSKCGEFAETWDEDSESVPRCVHCDGLLRPDVVWFGESLPRDQLEAAVEAARACDVFFSIGTSGVVQPAASLAYAVKNNGAVVVEVNMEPTPLTSKVDFFIQGKSGEILPALVKAVFGD, via the coding sequence GTGACTTTTCCTCCTGAATTGATCTCGCTTCTTTCACGGACGGGCAAACTGGTCGCGCTGACCGGAGCCGGCGTCTCGCAAGAAAGCGGACTCCGCACCTTCCGCGATTCGCAGACGGGACTCTGGGCGCAATACAAGCCCGAAGACCTTGCCTCGCCCGAAGCCTTTGCCCGCAACCCCAAACTCGTCTGGGATTGGTACGCGTGGCGGCGTGAAGCCATCAAAGGGGTGAGACCCAATCCCGGTCATTACGCCCTCGTTGAGCTCGAATCGAAGATTCCCCAATTTACCCTCATCACTCAAAATGTAGACGGTTTGCATCGCATGGCAGGGACTCGCAACCTGTTCGAACTGCATGGCAACATCCAACGCGTGCGCTGTTCCAAATGTGGAGAGTTTGCCGAAACGTGGGATGAAGATTCAGAATCCGTTCCCCGCTGTGTTCACTGTGACGGCTTGCTCCGCCCGGATGTCGTCTGGTTCGGCGAGTCGCTTCCGCGCGACCAGCTTGAAGCGGCGGTTGAAGCGGCTCGCGCCTGCGATGTCTTCTTCTCCATTGGCACATCGGGCGTTGTCCAGCCCGCCGCGTCGTTGGCGTATGCCGTGAAGAATAATGGGGCAGTGGTGGTGGAAGTCAATATGGAACCGACGCCGCTTACCTCCAAGGTGGATTTTTTCATTCAAGGCAAATCGGGCGAGATTTTGCCCGCGCTGGTGAAGGCAGTCTTTGGCGATTAG
- a CDS encoding PD40 domain-containing protein, which yields MSRRRIFSRRGGESRFRLPFGLLLALLAVGLCFLIPVNQIDVTTVNVENPDLPTALPTRTPLPLPTKPNIGRIIFTCTRGDFNQLCWVNADGTGYQQLTNVEAHNYYPVYSPKGGSIVYASNQNGGAFDLFLFIFDGAKLIRLTDFIGNVISPSFSPDGKRILFANRAGTGPTSLWMVDNNGENASLLYTGADTIVAADWSPDGNTIAFAMAVNNPNEYQIFLMGADGSNVRQLTRNLAGIGGSLDWSPDGRYLLIYAGPDGDKDIFRVDVAAQTATQLTDGGNNAASSYSPDGQWIAFNSLRNNDQADIFIMRADGTDMRQVTVNPDPDWQPQWEP from the coding sequence ATGTCCCGGCGACGAATCTTTTCACGGCGCGGTGGCGAATCGCGCTTCCGCCTGCCTTTTGGTTTGCTTTTGGCGCTCCTTGCGGTTGGTTTATGCTTCCTCATTCCCGTCAACCAGATCGATGTCACGACGGTCAACGTTGAAAACCCCGACCTGCCTACCGCGCTCCCCACGCGCACGCCGCTCCCGTTGCCGACCAAGCCGAACATCGGGCGGATCATCTTCACCTGCACGCGAGGCGATTTCAACCAGCTGTGCTGGGTCAACGCCGACGGGACGGGATACCAGCAACTCACAAACGTGGAGGCGCATAACTATTATCCCGTGTATTCGCCGAAGGGCGGCTCCATCGTCTACGCCTCGAACCAAAACGGCGGCGCGTTCGACCTGTTTCTCTTTATCTTCGATGGGGCAAAATTGATCCGCCTGACGGATTTCATTGGGAATGTGATTTCTCCCAGCTTTTCACCGGATGGAAAACGAATCCTCTTTGCCAACCGCGCCGGCACAGGTCCAACTTCCCTGTGGATGGTGGATAACAACGGCGAAAACGCCAGCCTGCTCTACACCGGGGCAGACACCATCGTGGCGGCAGACTGGTCGCCGGACGGGAATACTATTGCCTTTGCCATGGCGGTGAATAACCCGAACGAATATCAAATCTTTCTCATGGGGGCAGATGGCTCGAATGTCCGGCAGTTAACACGCAACCTCGCTGGAATCGGTGGTAGCCTTGATTGGTCGCCGGATGGGCGCTACCTGCTGATCTACGCGGGACCCGATGGCGACAAGGATATCTTCCGCGTCGATGTTGCGGCGCAGACCGCCACACAACTCACCGACGGAGGCAATAACGCCGCCAGTTCCTATTCGCCGGACGGTCAGTGGATCGCCTTCAACTCGTTGCGAAATAACGATCAGGCTGATATATTTATCATGCGCGCCGACGGAACCGATATGCGGCAGGTGACTGTCAACCCCGACCCCGATTGGCAACCGCAATGGGAGCCGTAG
- a CDS encoding tetratricopeptide repeat protein → MSNSETQPFQKSLLQILKDTGIYVPVVIAFITWVFGLAPAPYTTTTATLAILIAATLLAGIRLPQITRRKDDAPAGGILVVGEPRKTIPFWSRAVDPLRTHSIHSYIHPLFRRRVEILLIVGLLVFSIINAIRTFRDMQDEFLGLQDCFGSRKEGSLFVVIAEFSQSDTLPKIEIVENLHDHLISNLDEKRFRVCRSSVNNPIKLRVDALELADKTKADMIIWGSRNIAYKVHIELPNWDRANSEVSNLPADETGDFNFIELETRHLGYLTEFTLSEILFEAGEVEEAQQRIEEALARAEMENLGVSIPNDLAEGYFLKGLMFDLGTVLGSGQNPSPNLEKSIQAYSRSVDLNKEHYAARLNLGNLHQENGETDKAFEDFTQLILDPNSPFIAIAYINRSALQPTREATESDLTAAIELSPAEGYFFRAIARREWGDVAGALADFASAIAEEPDNPIPYHVLGMFQLEEGMYEDARHTYETLALYLDDEFRETVIDELNELGESQPETKATVAEIIKEALKK, encoded by the coding sequence ATGAGTAATTCAGAGACCCAGCCTTTCCAAAAATCTCTTCTCCAGATCCTCAAGGATACGGGTATTTACGTCCCTGTCGTAATCGCCTTTATCACCTGGGTTTTCGGTCTTGCCCCAGCGCCATATACCACCACAACCGCCACGCTTGCGATCCTAATCGCAGCCACGCTCCTCGCGGGGATTCGCCTGCCCCAAATAACCCGCCGAAAAGACGACGCGCCCGCAGGCGGCATTCTCGTCGTTGGAGAGCCGCGCAAAACCATCCCGTTTTGGAGTCGCGCGGTTGACCCTCTCCGGACTCACAGCATTCACTCATACATCCATCCGCTCTTTCGCAGGCGTGTAGAAATCTTGTTGATTGTGGGGCTTCTGGTTTTTTCGATCATAAACGCCATCCGAACTTTCAGGGACATGCAGGATGAATTTCTTGGGTTGCAAGATTGCTTCGGCTCGCGCAAAGAGGGCTCTTTATTTGTGGTCATTGCCGAATTTTCCCAATCGGATACTCTGCCGAAGATCGAGATCGTGGAAAATTTACACGACCATCTCATCAGCAACCTCGATGAAAAGAGGTTCAGGGTCTGTCGTTCAAGCGTCAACAATCCGATCAAACTGCGCGTGGACGCGTTGGAACTTGCCGACAAGACCAAAGCGGATATGATCATTTGGGGCAGTCGCAATATCGCATATAAGGTTCATATTGAATTACCCAACTGGGATCGCGCCAACAGCGAGGTCTCCAATCTTCCCGCCGACGAGACCGGCGATTTCAATTTCATTGAATTGGAAACGCGGCATCTCGGCTACCTGACGGAATTTACCCTCAGCGAGATCCTTTTCGAAGCGGGCGAGGTGGAAGAGGCGCAACAACGGATCGAAGAAGCGCTTGCCCGCGCCGAGATGGAAAATCTGGGCGTATCCATACCGAACGATCTCGCAGAGGGCTATTTTTTGAAAGGACTTATGTTTGATCTCGGCACAGTCTTGGGCTCTGGGCAGAACCCCAGCCCGAATTTAGAAAAGTCAATTCAGGCTTATTCCCGTTCCGTCGATTTGAACAAAGAACACTACGCCGCGCGTCTCAATCTAGGCAATCTGCATCAGGAGAATGGGGAGACGGACAAGGCGTTCGAGGATTTCACTCAGTTAATTCTAGATCCAAATTCGCCTTTCATTGCCATCGCTTACATCAACCGCTCTGCCCTGCAACCCACACGCGAGGCGACAGAAAGCGACCTGACTGCCGCGATCGAACTCTCACCGGCAGAAGGCTACTTTTTTCGCGCCATCGCTCGCAGGGAATGGGGCGATGTTGCGGGCGCGCTTGCCGACTTTGCCAGCGCAATTGCTGAAGAGCCTGATAATCCCATTCCTTATCATGTGTTGGGAATGTTTCAACTCGAGGAAGGCATGTATGAAGATGCCCGGCACACCTACGAAACGCTCGCGCTGTATCTAGACGATGAGTTTCGAGAAACTGTCATAGATGAACTTAATGAACTTGGCGAGTCTCAGCCTGAAACCAAAGCCACAGTAGCTGAAATCATCAAGGAGGCGCTGAAAAAATAA
- a CDS encoding S9 family peptidase, giving the protein MPSFPIAPKRDHLITQHGKTRNDEYYWLREKENPEVLEYLRAENDYLDEVLGHTKPLQETLFAEMRGRLKEADSSVPEKRGGYFYYQRMEEGKSYPIYCRKKGSLESPEEILLDHNALAEGHDFSSVGAVEVSPDGNTLAYTLDYEGNEAYTIHIRDLITGKKFDETIPNTSGSVYELGGVEWGNDSETIYYITLDAALRPDTLYRHKIGTDPSRDELLFHEADQSYFLWMHKTRDDKYIMTYHHSTNTREMRFLSADDSQSELRVVQERISGLEYYAAHHNGKFLVVNNDGAKNFKLSIAPVERPGKENWVDVISHREDVLLEGVSAFQHHIVLRERTGGLRQIRICNPSDMNDSRLVQFPEPTYSVELENNPEFDSHLLRITYSSFITPAMIVDVDMNTGAWDVKKVAEIPSGYNKEDYVSERIHATAPDGARVPISIAYKKGLARDGQNPTLLHGYGAYGAIIDAEFAPSRFSLLDRGFVFAIGHIRGGLDMGRAWYEGGRVFHKKNSFTDFIACAEHLIKEGYTSKEKLGIMGVSAGGLLVTASLTMRPDLFKAVVAKVAFTDVVTSMSDPTIPLTTLEWNEWGNPEIQDEFECMISYSPYDNVHKTAYPNILLTTGLNDPRVAYWEPAKFAARLRANKTDDNLLALKTNYSAGHAGSSGRYDHLKEIALEYAFLIDQLAAERTSV; this is encoded by the coding sequence ATGCCATCCTTCCCCATTGCCCCCAAACGAGACCACCTCATCACCCAGCACGGAAAAACCCGTAACGACGAGTACTATTGGCTCCGTGAAAAAGAGAACCCGGAAGTCCTGGAGTATTTACGCGCCGAAAACGATTACCTCGATGAAGTTCTGGGACACACCAAACCTTTGCAAGAAACGCTCTTCGCCGAAATGAGGGGAAGACTCAAAGAAGCCGATTCAAGCGTCCCTGAGAAGCGAGGCGGGTACTTCTATTATCAGCGCATGGAGGAGGGCAAGTCCTATCCCATCTATTGTCGCAAGAAAGGCTCGCTTGAAAGTCCCGAAGAAATTTTGCTCGACCACAACGCGCTGGCGGAGGGTCACGACTTCTCCAGCGTCGGCGCGGTGGAGGTTAGCCCCGATGGCAACACGCTCGCGTACACGCTGGACTACGAAGGGAACGAAGCGTACACGATCCACATCCGCGATCTGATAACCGGGAAGAAGTTCGATGAAACGATCCCCAACACGTCGGGCAGTGTGTACGAACTCGGCGGCGTGGAATGGGGCAACGACAGCGAAACGATCTATTACATCACCCTCGATGCGGCTCTGCGCCCCGATACGCTGTATCGCCATAAGATCGGAACCGACCCATCGCGCGACGAACTGCTTTTTCACGAAGCCGATCAGTCGTATTTTTTGTGGATGCATAAAACGCGCGACGACAAATACATCATGACGTATCACCACAGCACCAACACGCGCGAGATGCGCTTCCTCTCAGCAGACGATTCTCAAAGCGAACTTCGCGTCGTGCAGGAACGCATCAGCGGGCTTGAGTATTACGCCGCGCACCACAACGGGAAATTCCTGGTCGTGAACAACGACGGCGCGAAGAATTTCAAACTGAGCATAGCGCCTGTGGAGCGCCCAGGGAAAGAGAACTGGGTGGACGTTATCTCCCATCGTGAGGACGTATTGCTGGAGGGCGTGTCGGCATTCCAACATCACATCGTGTTGCGCGAACGCACAGGCGGGCTGAGGCAGATCCGCATTTGTAACCCAAGCGACATGAACGACTCCCGTCTGGTGCAATTCCCCGAACCCACGTATTCCGTCGAACTTGAGAACAATCCCGAATTCGACTCTCACCTGCTTCGCATCACTTACTCCTCCTTCATCACGCCAGCCATGATCGTCGATGTCGACATGAACACCGGCGCATGGGATGTAAAAAAAGTGGCTGAAATTCCCAGCGGCTACAACAAAGAAGATTACGTTTCCGAACGCATCCACGCCACCGCGCCAGACGGCGCGCGCGTGCCTATTTCCATTGCGTATAAAAAGGGACTGGCGCGGGATGGGCAGAATCCAACCCTCCTGCATGGATACGGCGCGTACGGCGCCATCATCGATGCGGAGTTTGCGCCCAGCCGCTTCTCTCTTCTGGACCGTGGGTTTGTGTTCGCCATTGGACACATTCGCGGCGGGCTGGATATGGGCCGCGCCTGGTACGAAGGCGGACGCGTTTTTCACAAGAAAAACTCTTTTACCGATTTCATCGCCTGCGCGGAACATCTGATTAAAGAGGGCTACACCTCGAAGGAAAAACTTGGCATCATGGGCGTGTCTGCGGGCGGATTGCTCGTCACCGCCAGCCTGACCATGCGCCCGGACTTGTTCAAAGCCGTGGTTGCCAAAGTGGCTTTCACAGATGTGGTCACGTCGATGAGCGATCCGACCATCCCATTGACCACGCTCGAATGGAACGAATGGGGCAACCCCGAAATTCAAGATGAGTTCGAGTGCATGATCTCCTATTCGCCGTACGATAACGTTCACAAGACCGCCTACCCGAACATTTTACTCACCACCGGTTTGAATGACCCGCGGGTGGCGTATTGGGAGCCTGCCAAGTTCGCCGCCCGCCTGCGCGCCAACAAAACCGACGACAACCTGCTCGCGCTCAAAACCAATTACAGCGCGGGGCACGCCGGCTCCAGCGGACGATACGACCACCTGAAAGAGATCGCGCTCGAGTACGCCTTCCTGATCGACCAGCTTGCCGCCGAGCGAACAAGCGTATAA
- a CDS encoding citrate (Si)-synthase, with product MIIYDKIETQLPSWRERIRALAKEHAEVVVDTVTIGEILGGMRDIKGLYTDISSVDPAEGIRLRGLTVKEALKVLPKGRGNKIPLVGGLYYLLMVGEVPTKEQALEVEAEWAKRAHVPAHVYKVLRAMPKDAHPMTLLSQAVLAMQNESVFAKKYHEMKKDQYWNAALEDSLDLTARLPLVAAFIYRLKYFNETKIPRYNPKLDYGANFARMMKVGDKKGYAELMRMYFIIHSDHESGNASAHAMHLAGSTLSDAYLSFSACLNALAGPLHGLANQESLGWLLEVRKKFGGVPTRDDLYKFAWDTLNAGHVIPGYGHGVLRVIDPRFTAQLEFAETRFPDFDLLKLAEMVLDVVPAVLKEQGKAKSPAPNVDAISGTLQYYYGVREFEIYTVLFGVGRALGVTSNYVWARALGQPIERPKSLTTKMLEELAAQQPASRPS from the coding sequence ATGATTATTTACGATAAGATCGAAACGCAATTGCCGTCGTGGCGCGAGCGTATCCGCGCGCTGGCGAAGGAACATGCGGAAGTTGTGGTCGATACGGTGACCATTGGCGAGATCCTGGGCGGGATGCGCGATATTAAGGGACTGTACACGGATATTTCTTCGGTTGACCCGGCCGAGGGAATACGCCTGCGGGGGTTGACCGTCAAAGAAGCGTTGAAGGTATTGCCCAAGGGACGCGGGAATAAGATTCCGCTTGTTGGCGGGTTGTATTACTTGCTCATGGTGGGTGAAGTTCCCACAAAAGAGCAGGCTCTTGAAGTGGAAGCCGAATGGGCAAAACGCGCTCATGTGCCCGCGCATGTGTACAAAGTACTGCGCGCCATGCCCAAAGACGCCCATCCGATGACGCTCCTTTCGCAGGCTGTGCTTGCCATGCAAAACGAGTCGGTGTTCGCGAAAAAATATCACGAGATGAAAAAAGATCAATATTGGAATGCCGCCCTCGAAGATTCGCTCGACCTGACGGCGCGCCTGCCGTTGGTTGCGGCGTTCATCTATCGGCTGAAATATTTCAACGAAACGAAGATCCCGCGGTATAACCCGAAACTGGATTATGGCGCGAACTTTGCGCGTATGATGAAAGTGGGCGACAAAAAAGGCTACGCGGAATTGATGCGCATGTACTTCATCATTCATTCCGACCATGAATCGGGGAACGCCTCGGCTCACGCCATGCATCTGGCTGGCTCTACTCTTTCGGACGCGTATCTTTCTTTCTCCGCGTGCTTGAATGCGTTGGCGGGTCCATTGCATGGGTTGGCGAACCAAGAGAGCCTGGGCTGGCTGTTGGAGGTGCGCAAGAAGTTCGGGGGGGTGCCCACTCGCGACGATCTCTATAAATTTGCATGGGATACGCTCAATGCGGGTCACGTCATACCGGGGTATGGTCACGGCGTGTTGCGCGTGATCGATCCGCGTTTTACCGCCCAGTTGGAGTTTGCCGAAACGCGCTTCCCGGACTTTGATTTGCTCAAACTGGCAGAGATGGTGCTGGACGTGGTCCCTGCCGTTTTGAAAGAGCAGGGGAAGGCTAAAAGCCCCGCGCCAAATGTAGACGCGATCTCCGGCACGTTGCAATATTACTATGGCGTGCGGGAATTCGAGATTTATACCGTTCTGTTCGGCGTTGGCCGCGCGTTGGGCGTGACGTCTAACTACGTGTGGGCGCGCGCGCTGGGGCAACCCATCGAGAGACCCAAATCGCTGACGACCAAAATGCTCGAGGAACTTGCGGCGCAACAACCAGCGTCGCGCCCGTCGTAA
- the mdh gene encoding malate dehydrogenase — protein MNKVSIIGAGMTGSTTAHWLAEREFADVVLVDVVEGMPQGKGLDLLEALPIIGKDVSVVGTNDYGATKDSDIIIITAGIARKPGMSRDDLLKTNAEIVGNAATETLRYSPNAIFIILTNPLDTMAYLAMKKTGLPRERVIGQAGVLDSARMRAFVALETGVSVENINCYVMGGHGDEMVPLTRHSNVAGIPLRDYIPAERLASIVERTRKGGMEVINLLKTGSAYYAPAAACAQMAEAILKDKNLIVPCAAYMNGEYGLNDMYFGAPVQLGRGGMVRIVEYALDADEKVMLEKSAAAVRETHDALKNLVSL, from the coding sequence ATGAATAAAGTTTCCATCATCGGCGCGGGGATGACAGGCTCGACTACCGCGCACTGGCTGGCGGAACGCGAGTTTGCCGACGTTGTGCTGGTGGATGTTGTGGAGGGGATGCCGCAAGGCAAGGGGTTGGACCTGCTCGAAGCGTTACCGATCATCGGCAAGGATGTTTCTGTTGTGGGGACGAACGATTATGGGGCAACGAAAGATTCGGATATTATCATCATTACAGCCGGCATTGCCCGCAAACCCGGCATGAGTCGCGACGATTTGTTGAAGACCAATGCGGAAATTGTGGGAAACGCCGCCACTGAAACGCTGCGATATTCGCCGAACGCAATATTCATAATCTTAACCAATCCGCTCGATACGATGGCGTATCTGGCGATGAAGAAGACCGGCTTACCGCGCGAACGTGTGATCGGTCAAGCGGGCGTGCTCGACTCGGCGCGGATGCGCGCGTTCGTCGCCTTGGAGACCGGGGTGAGCGTGGAGAATATCAATTGCTATGTGATGGGCGGTCACGGCGACGAGATGGTTCCGCTGACGCGCCACTCGAACGTGGCGGGCATTCCGCTTCGAGATTATATTCCCGCCGAACGGCTGGCTTCGATCGTTGAGCGCACGCGCAAGGGCGGCATGGAAGTGATCAACCTCTTGAAAACCGGTTCCGCGTACTACGCGCCTGCCGCGGCGTGCGCTCAAATGGCGGAGGCGATTCTCAAAGACAAGAATCTCATTGTCCCCTGCGCGGCGTATATGAACGGCGAGTATGGATTGAACGATATGTATTTCGGCGCGCCCGTGCAATTGGGGCGCGGCGGCATGGTTCGCATTGTGGAATACGCGCTGGATGCTGATGAGAAAGTTATGCTCGAGAAGTCTGCCGCGGCAGTGCGCGAAACGCACGACGCGTTGAAGAACTTAGTATCTCTATAA
- the trxB gene encoding thioredoxin-disulfide reductase → MSLNENEKHVKVLVLGSGPAGYSAALYAARAELEPVVLTGLQLGGQAALTYTIENYPGFPDGVGGAQLGELFQKQAEHFGAVTEFASANSVDLSRRPFKVEADSGNYLADVLIVGTGASPNHLNVPGEVELTGRGVSYCATCDGWFFKDKKVVIVGGGDSALEEGLFITRYASSVTIIHRREEFRASSILQKRAKEHPKVDFILNTIVTEVVGAEKMESLKLKNVMTGEETIYKADGLFIFIGHTPNTEMFKGQLEMSDLGYIRVNDKMETSVPGVFAAGEAADPHFRQVVTSAGMGAAAAIQATRFLEAEESSVIVE, encoded by the coding sequence ATGTCTTTAAACGAAAACGAAAAACACGTAAAAGTATTGGTTTTGGGCTCGGGTCCCGCTGGGTATTCTGCCGCGTTATATGCCGCGCGGGCGGAGCTAGAGCCGGTGGTGTTGACCGGCTTGCAGTTGGGCGGGCAAGCCGCGCTGACGTACACCATCGAAAATTACCCCGGCTTCCCGGATGGAGTTGGCGGAGCGCAGTTGGGTGAATTGTTCCAGAAGCAGGCGGAACATTTCGGCGCGGTGACTGAGTTTGCTTCGGCAAATTCGGTTGATTTATCCCGGCGCCCGTTCAAAGTGGAAGCGGATAGCGGGAATTATCTGGCTGATGTGTTGATCGTCGGCACAGGCGCCAGCCCGAACCATCTCAACGTTCCTGGCGAAGTGGAATTGACCGGTCGCGGCGTTTCGTATTGCGCCACGTGCGATGGCTGGTTCTTTAAAGACAAGAAAGTGGTGATCGTGGGCGGCGGCGATAGCGCGTTGGAAGAAGGCTTATTTATCACGCGCTATGCTTCGTCGGTGACGATCATTCACCGCCGCGAGGAGTTTCGCGCCAGTTCGATTTTGCAGAAACGGGCGAAGGAACACCCCAAGGTGGATTTTATTTTGAATACGATCGTCACCGAGGTGGTTGGCGCGGAGAAGATGGAATCGTTGAAGCTCAAAAACGTGATGACCGGCGAGGAAACGATCTACAAAGCCGATGGCTTGTTCATCTTCATCGGTCACACGCCGAACACCGAGATGTTCAAAGGTCAACTGGAGATGAGCGATCTCGGGTACATCAGGGTCAACGACAAAATGGAGACGAGCGTGCCGGGCGTGTTTGCCGCAGGGGAGGCGGCGGACCCGCATTTCAGGCAGGTGGTCACCTCCGCAGGGATGGGAGCGGCGGCGGCTATTCAGGCGACGCGATTCCTTGAGGCGGAGGAATCAAGCGTAATTGTGGAATGA
- the murA gene encoding UDP-N-acetylglucosamine 1-carboxyvinyltransferase, with the protein MEKFLIEGGVPLRGEVTPSGNKNAALPLLAACILTDEPVILRNIPRIQDVLIMKQLIESLGAQVDELDEKTWRIRARDIRPDSLDADLCRRIRASILVAGPIAARVGALKLPPPGGDVIGRRRLDTHILSLRALGVDVKYDRGFTFQADGLRGASILMDEASVTATENAIMAAVTAKGKTVIHNAASEPHVQELCSFLNALGANIEEIGSNTLHINGVKNLHGGEFTIGPDYLEVLSFVGAAAVTKGSIRVKNAGVENLKMIAHVFERMGVRWQVDGDDLIVPESQELAIAPDLDGAIPEIKTNVWPAFPTDLISIAITVATQATGSIMFHDWMFSGRMYFTDKLVGMGAKIILCDPYRCLIQGPNQLYGENLESPDIRAGMAILLAALAAKGQSTIRNISQIERGYENVDVKLRALGARIERMED; encoded by the coding sequence ATGGAAAAATTTTTGATCGAAGGCGGCGTTCCGTTACGCGGCGAGGTCACGCCGTCGGGAAACAAGAACGCCGCATTGCCTTTGCTTGCCGCCTGTATTTTGACCGATGAGCCGGTGATCCTGCGGAACATTCCCCGCATACAAGACGTGCTGATCATGAAGCAGTTGATCGAAAGCCTCGGCGCGCAGGTGGATGAGTTGGATGAAAAAACCTGGCGGATCAGAGCGCGGGATATTCGCCCCGATTCGCTCGACGCCGATCTCTGCCGCCGCATCCGCGCCTCCATTTTGGTTGCGGGCCCCATAGCCGCGCGAGTCGGCGCTTTGAAACTCCCCCCGCCGGGCGGAGATGTGATCGGGCGGCGCAGGCTCGATACGCACATTCTTTCGCTCCGCGCCCTCGGCGTGGATGTGAAATATGATCGCGGCTTTACCTTTCAAGCCGATGGGTTGCGCGGGGCGAGTATCTTGATGGATGAAGCCAGCGTGACCGCCACCGAGAATGCCATCATGGCGGCGGTCACGGCGAAAGGGAAAACGGTCATTCACAATGCCGCATCTGAGCCGCACGTGCAGGAGTTGTGTTCCTTTCTCAACGCGCTCGGCGCAAACATCGAAGAGATCGGCTCGAACACGCTTCACATCAACGGCGTAAAAAATCTTCATGGCGGCGAATTTACCATTGGACCCGATTATCTTGAGGTGCTGAGTTTCGTGGGCGCGGCGGCGGTGACGAAGGGTAGTATCCGTGTAAAAAATGCCGGCGTTGAAAACCTCAAAATGATCGCCCATGTCTTTGAGCGTATGGGTGTCCGCTGGCAGGTAGATGGGGATGATCTGATCGTGCCGGAGAGTCAAGAGTTGGCGATCGCTCCCGATCTGGATGGCGCGATTCCCGAAATCAAAACCAACGTGTGGCCCGCCTTTCCCACCGATTTGATCAGCATCGCCATCACAGTAGCGACTCAGGCAACCGGCTCGATCATGTTCCATGATTGGATGTTCTCCGGACGCATGTATTTCACCGACAAGCTGGTTGGCATGGGCGCGAAGATCATTTTATGCGACCCGTATCGTTGTCTCATCCAGGGACCGAATCAACTGTACGGTGAAAATCTTGAAAGCCCAGACATCCGCGCGGGCATGGCGATACTTCTCGCCGCGCTTGCCGCGAAGGGACAGTCCACGATCCGCAACATCAGCCAGATCGAACGCGGCTACGAAAATGTGGATGTCAAACTTCGCGCGCTTGGCGCGAGGATCGAGCGGATGGAAGATTGA
- a CDS encoding prepilin peptidase, producing the protein MNVVLLIPVALGWLGGLLVNYLSDTLPRTRRLSPPVCRNCESHILWFDYVTLRRCRNCGIVRSLRTWLTQCILIASFLYVWLNPPKSLGLPLGLIVLLYFAVITVIDLEHRLILFPTSVFGALLGLFSGTFLYYNGFQKPLLSAIGISLLGGLIGFAVMFLLYQAGTLVARYRAKKMAADGLIDDEEEALGGGDVYLAGVLGLMLGSRFILYGLVVGILIGGVVSLALVLALLAQRRYANNSLMTFIPYGPYLIAGAVYMLFRP; encoded by the coding sequence ATGAATGTCGTTTTGTTGATTCCGGTTGCGTTGGGCTGGCTTGGCGGGTTGCTCGTTAATTACTTGTCGGATACCCTGCCGCGCACAAGACGCCTTAGCCCACCGGTATGCCGCAACTGCGAATCGCATATTTTATGGTTTGATTATGTAACCCTGCGCCGATGCCGAAACTGCGGGATCGTTCGCAGTCTGCGGACGTGGCTGACGCAGTGTATCCTCATCGCTTCTTTCCTCTACGTGTGGCTGAATCCGCCCAAGTCGCTTGGTCTGCCCCTCGGCTTGATCGTGCTCTTGTATTTCGCGGTCATCACGGTCATCGACCTTGAGCATCGGTTGATCTTGTTTCCAACCAGCGTGTTTGGCGCGTTGTTGGGGTTATTTAGCGGCACATTTCTTTATTACAACGGGTTTCAAAAACCTTTGCTTTCGGCGATCGGCATTTCTTTACTGGGAGGCTTGATCGGGTTCGCTGTGATGTTCCTGCTGTATCAAGCAGGCACGCTCGTCGCGCGGTATCGCGCAAAGAAAATGGCAGCTGATGGACTGATAGACGATGAAGAAGAGGCGCTTGGCGGCGGGGACGTGTATCTGGCCGGCGTGCTCGGGCTGATGCTCGGATCGCGCTTCATCCTGTACGGCTTGGTCGTTGGAATCTTGATCGGCGGCGTGGTCAGTTTGGCGCTCGTGCTGGCGCTTCTGGCGCAAAGACGATATGCAAACAACTCGCTGATGACCTTCATCCCCTACGGTCCTTATCTTATCGCCGGAGCGGTCTACATGTTATTTCGCCCGTAG